From Micromonospora rhizosphaerae, the proteins below share one genomic window:
- a CDS encoding SRPBCC family protein has protein sequence MAAVIASIEINVPVEKVFAYAIDPANLSAWQENVVSASQEGELAVGGKVITVRRVGKREQPMTMEFTSYDAPHSWSMRGVDGPVRPLVDTRVEPTAVGSRVTVELDFEGRGIGKLLVPLLVKPETRKGLPRNLALLKKNLEA, from the coding sequence ATGGCCGCCGTAATCGCCAGCATCGAGATCAACGTGCCCGTCGAGAAGGTCTTCGCCTACGCGATCGACCCGGCGAATCTGTCGGCCTGGCAGGAGAACGTCGTGTCGGCATCCCAGGAGGGTGAGCTCGCCGTCGGCGGCAAGGTGATCACCGTCCGTCGCGTGGGTAAGCGCGAGCAGCCCATGACGATGGAGTTCACCAGTTACGACGCCCCGCACAGCTGGTCGATGAGGGGGGTCGATGGCCCGGTCCGGCCGCTCGTTGACACGCGAGTCGAGCCGACAGCGGTCGGTTCCCGAGTGACTGTCGAACTCGACTTCGAGGGCCGCGGGATCGGCAAGCTCCTGGTGCCCCTCCTCGTCAAGCCCGAGACCCGCAAGGGCCTGCCTCGAAACCTCGCGCTGCTCAAGAAGAACCTCGAGGCGTGA